A stretch of Trichomycterus rosablanca isolate fTriRos1 chromosome 8, fTriRos1.hap1, whole genome shotgun sequence DNA encodes these proteins:
- the pttg1 gene encoding securin isoform X1 gives MLPFKSGKSKTIINCLHLEETRKAETETLNSAEASLHRVIMDAMIYLGQENDRLSASSIKSRQRLQSAPERLSKTPKLRPVGSALSGRKALGAVNKIVATPAASQKAEALNKPLGTQKCKVAQKPTGQDYPEIEKCFPYNPSDFEIYTVPEEVCLSRLSLAGLAKQWPATEFEDFTVEPCLPLSPLKMPSENCRDELEAFLEAVNELTVDLPPEC, from the exons ATGTTGCCGTTTAAAAGCGGGAAATCCAAAACGATAATAAACTGTTTGCATTTGGAAGAGACGAGAAAAGCAGAGACAGAGACACTGAACAGTGCTGAAGCGTCACTTCACCG TGTGATCATGGATGCCATGATTTATCTTGGTCAAGAAAATGACAGACTCTCTGCTTCATCTATTAAATCACGCCAGAGGCTTCAGTCTGCACCTG AGCGGCTATCAAAAACTCCAAAGCTGAGGCCAGTAGGTTCTGCTCTATCAGGTCGGAAAGCTTTGGGAGCAGTCAACAAGATTgtagcaacaccagcagcctcgCAGAAAGCTGAAGCTCTAAATAAACCACTTGGAACTCAG AAGTGTAAAGTGGCCCAAAAGCCCACTGGTCAGGACTACCCAGAGATTGAGAAGTGCTTCCCATACAACCCAAGTG ACTTTGAAATATACACTGTACCTGAGGAAGTCTGCCTGAGTCGACTTTCACTGGCTGGTTTGGCAAAACAGTGGCCTGCAACAGAGTTTGAAGATTTCACTGTGGAGCCATGTTTGCCACTGTCTCCACTCAAGATGCCCTCAG AAAACTGCAGAGATGAGCTAGAGGCATTCCTAGAAGCCGTCAATGAGTTAACTGTGGATTTACCCCCTGAATGTTGA
- the pttg1 gene encoding securin isoform X2 — protein sequence MDAMIYLGQENDRLSASSIKSRQRLQSAPERLSKTPKLRPVGSALSGRKALGAVNKIVATPAASQKAEALNKPLGTQKCKVAQKPTGQDYPEIEKCFPYNPSDFEIYTVPEEVCLSRLSLAGLAKQWPATEFEDFTVEPCLPLSPLKMPSENCRDELEAFLEAVNELTVDLPPEC from the exons ATGGATGCCATGATTTATCTTGGTCAAGAAAATGACAGACTCTCTGCTTCATCTATTAAATCACGCCAGAGGCTTCAGTCTGCACCTG AGCGGCTATCAAAAACTCCAAAGCTGAGGCCAGTAGGTTCTGCTCTATCAGGTCGGAAAGCTTTGGGAGCAGTCAACAAGATTgtagcaacaccagcagcctcgCAGAAAGCTGAAGCTCTAAATAAACCACTTGGAACTCAG AAGTGTAAAGTGGCCCAAAAGCCCACTGGTCAGGACTACCCAGAGATTGAGAAGTGCTTCCCATACAACCCAAGTG ACTTTGAAATATACACTGTACCTGAGGAAGTCTGCCTGAGTCGACTTTCACTGGCTGGTTTGGCAAAACAGTGGCCTGCAACAGAGTTTGAAGATTTCACTGTGGAGCCATGTTTGCCACTGTCTCCACTCAAGATGCCCTCAG AAAACTGCAGAGATGAGCTAGAGGCATTCCTAGAAGCCGTCAATGAGTTAACTGTGGATTTACCCCCTGAATGTTGA